The Hevea brasiliensis isolate MT/VB/25A 57/8 chromosome 1, ASM3005281v1, whole genome shotgun sequence genome has a window encoding:
- the LOC110671631 gene encoding NAC domain-containing protein 104 — MFDDFFSYIFEDAFSFTPLILLSHPINVIHHHKDSSTIVHHHSFFFFFFFFFFLLYFVKLAIEMSGSNVNLPPGFRFYPTEEELVVHFLQRKASLLPCHPDVIPDLDLYPYDPWELDGKALSEGKQWYFYSRRTQNRVTENGHWKAIDIEEPVLTSANIRVGMKKYLEFYVGEAPEGMKTSWIMEEYRLLSSDCSSSNSSSSRRRSSKTRGHPKIDHSKWVICKVYERNCGDEDDGAELSCLDEVFLSIDDLEEISLPN, encoded by the exons atgtttgatgattttttttcttatatatttGAAGACGCCTTCTCTTTCACGCCTCTTATCCTTCTATCTCATCCTATAAATGTTATCCATCACCATAAAGATTCCTCGACAATAGTCCATCATCatagcttcttcttcttcttcttcttcttcttcttcttgctttaTTTCGTGAAGTTGGCGATAGAGATGAGCGGTAGCAATGTTAATCTCCCTCCTGGTTTTCGATTTTATCCTACTGAAGAAGAGCTCGTTGTCCATTTTCTTCAGCGTAAGGCATCGCTTTTACCATGTCATCCAGATGTCATCCCTGATCTTGATTTATATCCTTATGATCCATGGGAACTTGATG GCAAAGCACTGTCTGAAGGGAAGCAATGGTACTTCTATAGCCGAAGGACACAGAATAGGGTTACAGAGAACGGACACTGGAAGGCTATAGACATTGAAGAACCAGTGCTTACAAGCGCAAATATAAGAGTTGGAATGAAGAAATATTTAGAGTTTTACGTAGGAGAAGCTCCAGAAGGAATGAAAACTAGTTGGATAATGGAAGAGTATCGATTATTATCATCGGATTGTTCTTCTAGTAATAGCAGTAGTAGCAGAAGAAGATCATCCAAAACAAGAGGACATCCAAAAATA GACCATAGTAAGTGGGTCATTTGCAAAGTGTACGAAAGAAACTGTGGTGATGAAGATGATGGAGCAGAATTGTCATGCTTGGACGAAGTTTTCTTGTCAATAGATGATCTTGAAGAAATAAGTTTGCCAAATTAA